DNA sequence from the Thermovirga sp. genome:
ATAAGACAGGCTGACTGGAAGGTTGTGGATCAACTTGGAATGCCCCCTGTCATTCTCATGGAAAACGCCGGTAGGGGCGTGGCCGATGCCGTTAAATGGAAGTTCCCCTCTATTTCACGGATATTGATTGCCTGCGGTGGAGGGAACAACGGCGGTGACGGGCTGGTTGCCGCCAGGTATCTTCTTAAAGAAGGGTTTGTTGTTTCGATTCTCCTTGCCGTTTCGGAA
Encoded proteins:
- a CDS encoding bifunctional ADP-dependent NAD(P)H-hydrate dehydratase/NAD(P)H-hydrate epimerase, whose protein sequence is MFLYDAEDIRQADWKVVDQLGMPPVILMENAGRGVADAVKWKFPSISRILIACGGGNNGGDGLVAARYLLKEGFVVSILLAVSE